A single region of the Dehalococcoides mccartyi genome encodes:
- a CDS encoding MFS transporter, translating into MMQTSSPPTPKGIWKVIFASSAGTVIEWYDFYIFGALATTIASKFYNTGTPIGDIIAWLGTFAVGFLVRPFGAIVFGRIGDLVGRKFTYLITITIMGSCTFLIGLLPTQDVLGPWAGIILISMRILQGLALGGQYGGAATFVAEHAPQGKRGFYTSWIQTTATLGLLISLGVILLTRIGLGEADFNEWGWRLPFMASILLVVLSLWIRRALKESPLFQQLKDTKAVSKNPLKESFANPYNLRWVLIALFGATMGQGVVWYTGQFYALFYLQKIFETPLIDSNLIVGAALLLAMPFFVFFGSLSDRIGRKKVMLTGMLLAVLTYYPIYGLMAAFAPTDPGQHFLFDYIGYNPVMLGLLVFIQVIYVTMVYGPIAAFLVELFPTKIRYTSMSLPYHLGNGVFGGLVPMIGMILINATGNDFAGLWWPMAIAGICLVVGFMFIKETNRVDISDASTSISVKHEADKRALDR; encoded by the coding sequence ATGATGCAAACATCTAGCCCCCCCACTCCCAAAGGTATATGGAAGGTAATATTCGCTTCTTCCGCCGGTACGGTTATAGAATGGTATGATTTTTATATCTTCGGTGCTTTGGCAACTACCATTGCCAGCAAATTCTATAATACCGGTACACCCATCGGCGATATTATCGCTTGGCTGGGCACGTTTGCTGTCGGTTTTCTGGTTCGCCCGTTCGGTGCCATAGTTTTTGGCCGGATAGGTGATCTGGTTGGCCGCAAATTTACTTACCTTATTACTATTACCATCATGGGCTCATGCACCTTTCTTATCGGTTTGTTACCCACCCAGGATGTTCTGGGCCCCTGGGCTGGTATAATCCTTATTTCCATGCGTATTCTCCAGGGTCTGGCTTTGGGTGGCCAGTACGGCGGTGCGGCTACCTTTGTGGCTGAACACGCCCCGCAGGGAAAGCGCGGTTTCTATACCAGTTGGATTCAGACTACGGCAACACTGGGCTTGCTTATTTCTCTGGGTGTTATTTTGCTTACCCGCATAGGTCTGGGAGAAGCAGACTTCAACGAATGGGGCTGGCGTCTGCCTTTCATGGCATCCATATTGCTGGTAGTACTGTCACTCTGGATACGCAGAGCTCTAAAAGAATCTCCTTTGTTCCAGCAGCTTAAGGATACCAAGGCTGTTTCGAAAAATCCGCTCAAGGAAAGCTTTGCCAATCCTTACAACCTGCGCTGGGTTTTGATAGCCCTGTTCGGGGCTACCATGGGTCAGGGCGTGGTCTGGTACACAGGACAGTTCTATGCTCTATTCTATCTGCAAAAAATCTTTGAAACCCCGCTCATTGATTCCAACCTTATAGTCGGTGCGGCTTTGTTATTGGCCATGCCGTTCTTTGTCTTCTTCGGGTCTCTCTCTGACCGGATAGGCAGGAAGAAGGTAATGCTGACAGGTATGCTGCTGGCTGTGCTGACGTACTATCCTATATATGGTTTGATGGCAGCGTTTGCGCCTACTGACCCTGGTCAGCATTTCCTGTTTGATTATATAGGCTACAACCCTGTGATGCTGGGTCTCCTGGTATTTATTCAGGTGATTTATGTAACTATGGTTTACGGGCCTATTGCCGCCTTCCTGGTAGAGTTATTCCCCACCAAGATACGTTATACTTCCATGTCTCTGCCTTACCATCTGGGTAATGGTGTCTTCGGTGGTTTGGTTCCTATGATAGGTATGATACTTATCAATGCTACAGGCAATGACTTTGCCGGGTTGTGGTGGCCTATGGCTATTGCCGGTATATGTTTGGTAGTGGGTTTCATGTTTATTAAGGAAACCAACAGGGTGGATATATCTGATGCCTCCACTTCAATCTCAGTTAAACACGAGGCTGATAAAAGGGCACTGGATAGATAA
- a CDS encoding universal stress protein, which translates to MYKKILVPLDGSKVAEGVLPHAKALAFSEGSQILLLNVVSNPAVEFAFSDPAIAAVSVNEQVDTGKEYMAGVENKLKGEGYDVRVLLREGGAAEVILNVAEKEKVDVIAMSTHGRSGAARWLLGSVAERVVRHSHIPIMLIRSEE; encoded by the coding sequence ATGTACAAGAAGATCCTGGTTCCGTTGGACGGTTCAAAGGTTGCTGAAGGAGTATTACCTCATGCCAAGGCTTTGGCCTTTTCAGAGGGTAGCCAGATTCTGCTTTTAAATGTGGTGTCTAATCCTGCTGTGGAGTTCGCATTTTCAGACCCTGCCATTGCCGCTGTTTCAGTAAATGAACAGGTAGACACCGGTAAGGAATATATGGCCGGTGTTGAAAACAAACTCAAAGGCGAGGGGTATGATGTCAGGGTTCTGTTAAGGGAAGGCGGAGCCGCTGAAGTTATACTGAATGTAGCAGAGAAAGAGAAGGTGGACGTGATTGCCATGTCTACACATGGACGGAGTGGTGCCGCCCGCTGGTTACTGGGAAGCGTAGCCGAACGGGTTGTTCGTCACTCCCATATTCCCATAATGCTTATCCGCTCGGAAGAATAA
- a CDS encoding DUF502 domain-containing protein, whose protein sequence is MFEYNNIWTRILKYLRSRFLAGILIVVPVGASILVLIWLFQSIDHILQPVVSGIFGQEIVGLGVVLTILLVLIIGILLSNYLGHKVVKTFENLAYRLPLFGQIQKGVKQVLESISGLKKASFREVVILEFPKPGLKAMGFITNRVVNKEDGQEYNLVFIPNVPNPTSGYLELIPDEKLMRTDIPVEVAIKMLISSGIVAPESFVAKKAPEETPSS, encoded by the coding sequence ATGTTTGAATATAATAATATTTGGACTCGTATACTGAAATACCTGCGCAGCCGGTTTTTAGCCGGTATTCTTATAGTTGTGCCGGTCGGTGCTTCAATACTTGTTCTAATTTGGCTTTTTCAGTCTATTGATCATATCCTCCAGCCTGTCGTGTCCGGGATATTCGGCCAGGAGATAGTGGGGCTGGGGGTAGTACTTACAATACTGCTGGTGCTCATAATCGGCATACTTCTCAGCAATTATTTAGGGCACAAGGTGGTAAAAACCTTTGAAAATCTGGCTTATCGCCTGCCCCTTTTCGGGCAAATTCAAAAAGGGGTTAAACAGGTACTGGAGAGCATATCCGGCCTGAAGAAAGCATCTTTCCGCGAGGTAGTTATACTGGAGTTTCCCAAGCCCGGTTTGAAGGCTATGGGGTTTATAACCAACAGGGTTGTAAACAAAGAAGACGGACAGGAATACAATCTGGTTTTTATCCCCAATGTCCCCAATCCCACCAGCGGTTATCTGGAGCTGATTCCTGATGAAAAGCTGATGCGTACGGATATACCGGTAGAGGTAGCTATAAAAATGCTTATCTCAAGCGGTATTGTTGCACCGGAGAGTTTTGTTGCTAAAAAAGCCCCTGAAGAAACCCCTTCTTCATAG
- a CDS encoding fasciclin domain-containing protein, whose amino-acid sequence MLDLIDTASANLNLSILCKAVTQVGLIVTLRGGPFTILAPDNDAFAKMPEGMLDYLMENESELKSVMLYHIIPGRYTAGELSKLYSINTALDKPVEIQISGKILAINTSHIVTKDIETANGLIHVIDKVLFPLK is encoded by the coding sequence ATGTTGGATCTGATTGATACTGCATCGGCAAACTTAAATCTTTCTATCTTGTGCAAAGCAGTTACCCAGGTGGGCCTTATCGTCACCCTTAGGGGCGGGCCATTCACTATATTGGCACCGGATAATGATGCTTTTGCAAAAATGCCGGAAGGTATGCTGGACTACCTGATGGAAAATGAATCTGAATTAAAATCTGTAATGCTTTATCACATCATACCAGGCCGTTATACTGCTGGGGAGCTATCTAAATTGTATTCCATTAATACAGCTTTGGATAAACCGGTGGAGATTCAGATTTCCGGTAAAATTCTGGCTATAAATACCTCTCATATTGTCACCAAAGATATAGAAACTGCCAATGGTTTGATACACGTTATTGACAAAGTGTTATTCCCGCTCAAATAA
- a CDS encoding glycosyltransferase — MAFRKNWSKNLDNKTKLKLCLLANASDELNLKWANSFARRGHEVHIFSFDQIKDGVEIAKEIKFHHLVFPVKYPFTYLTFFQAQLSLMSLKPDIIHAINMSDYGILAGLVCRIGCLKPITLTAVGPDILHDAHTAHGWAIKHVLPLSKVVTCDTDEIALDMVKLGMKEDHIFLMSRSGELDLSRLEATYLAMRKTRS; from the coding sequence ATGGCGTTTAGAAAAAACTGGAGTAAAAATTTGGATAATAAGACGAAACTGAAACTCTGTCTGCTGGCTAATGCATCTGACGAGTTAAATTTGAAATGGGCAAATTCTTTCGCCAGACGCGGCCACGAGGTACACATATTCAGCTTTGACCAAATAAAAGACGGGGTTGAAATAGCAAAAGAAATCAAATTCCACCATTTAGTGTTTCCGGTTAAATACCCATTTACCTATCTGACTTTTTTTCAAGCTCAGCTTTCCTTGATGTCTCTAAAGCCGGATATTATCCATGCCATAAATATGTCTGACTACGGCATACTAGCCGGACTGGTCTGCCGTATAGGCTGCTTAAAGCCTATTACCCTGACAGCAGTCGGCCCTGATATACTGCATGATGCCCATACCGCCCACGGCTGGGCTATCAAACACGTACTGCCGCTTTCAAAAGTGGTTACCTGCGATACGGATGAAATCGCTCTGGATATGGTAAAACTGGGCATGAAAGAAGACCACATATTCCTTATGTCACGCAGCGGCGAACTGGATCTATCCCGCTTGGAGGCTACCTATCTTGCCATGAGGAAAACCCGCAGCTAA
- a CDS encoding rubrerythrin-like protein: MTEIIQLMADNETLIGQLYRLYAQRFPAEKAFFLSIASEEDNHHDWIINISRQAAEQNSPLKLKTFTTLAIKAYQNYMLQEMQPEKIKNLNLHQALSISLYIEKSLLEKHFLDVFKNGDPKLENITNSLVAATTEHAKRVQDKLSGITQRD, translated from the coding sequence ATGACTGAAATAATACAACTTATGGCAGATAACGAGACTCTGATAGGGCAGCTTTACCGTCTTTATGCCCAGCGTTTTCCGGCAGAAAAAGCATTTTTTCTTAGCATTGCATCCGAAGAGGACAATCACCATGACTGGATTATAAATATATCCAGGCAAGCTGCCGAACAAAATTCCCCGCTAAAATTAAAAACTTTTACCACTCTAGCCATCAAAGCGTATCAAAACTATATGCTGCAGGAAATGCAGCCGGAGAAAATTAAGAATTTAAACCTCCATCAGGCGCTCAGTATCAGTCTATATATTGAAAAATCCCTGTTGGAAAAACATTTTCTGGATGTATTTAAGAATGGCGATCCTAAACTTGAAAATATTACCAACTCTCTGGTAGCAGCCACCACTGAACATGCCAAACGGGTACAGGATAAACTGAGCGGTATAACCCAGAGAGATTAA
- a CDS encoding YegP family protein, which produces MASKFELFKDKKGEFRWRLIASNGQTIADSGEGYTTHANAINGIESVKKNAPVAPVVDLSQ; this is translated from the coding sequence ATGGCGTCCAAATTTGAACTTTTCAAAGACAAAAAAGGCGAATTCCGGTGGAGATTGATAGCCAGCAACGGGCAGACGATTGCTGACTCCGGCGAAGGCTATACCACCCATGCCAATGCAATTAACGGCATTGAATCTGTCAAAAAAAATGCACCTGTTGCCCCAGTGGTAGACCTTAGTCAATAA
- a CDS encoding alpha/beta fold hydrolase — translation MMAAENEFAPQIARLPGVDLSYREAGTGKALVFMHAGITDSRSWHNQLSEFAKDYHVIAPDMRGYGQSVITDDIFNYYRDVLELLHLLRVDKAVLVGNSVGGTYALDLALFHPDMVSALVLVDPCMRGYRNTDEKFLDLDRQLDELISLGQKTKAIELYLQIWLVGNGRTNADIDKGVYRLCKKMLEENYQAVIGGKREQRLKRPQAEDYLSLKIPTLVLVGEHDVPDMHVIGERFSQAIPRASFQEIKQAGHLPALEKPSAFNGLLRGFLQQNGL, via the coding sequence ATGATGGCAGCTGAAAATGAATTTGCACCTCAGATAGCCCGTTTGCCGGGGGTAGATTTATCATATAGGGAGGCGGGTACCGGCAAGGCATTGGTATTTATGCATGCCGGCATTACGGACAGCCGTTCCTGGCATAACCAGCTCAGCGAATTTGCCAAAGACTACCATGTAATCGCACCGGATATGCGCGGTTACGGGCAGAGCGTTATTACCGATGATATTTTTAACTACTACCGTGATGTGCTGGAACTGCTGCATCTTTTGCGTGTAGACAAAGCGGTGCTGGTGGGCAATTCGGTGGGTGGTACGTACGCTCTGGATTTGGCTCTTTTCCACCCAGATATGGTTTCTGCTCTGGTGCTGGTAGACCCATGCATGCGCGGTTACCGCAATACAGATGAAAAATTTTTAGACCTTGACCGCCAGCTGGACGAACTGATTTCGCTTGGACAGAAGACCAAAGCCATAGAGCTTTATTTACAAATTTGGCTGGTTGGTAACGGCCGGACAAACGCAGATATAGACAAGGGTGTCTACCGGTTGTGTAAGAAAATGCTGGAAGAAAACTATCAGGCAGTAATTGGCGGTAAACGGGAACAAAGGTTAAAACGCCCTCAGGCCGAAGATTACCTGAGCCTTAAAATACCTACACTGGTACTGGTAGGCGAACATGATGTTCCTGATATGCATGTTATCGGGGAACGTTTCAGCCAGGCAATCCCGCGGGCCTCTTTTCAGGAAATAAAACAGGCCGGGCATTTGCCTGCTTTGGAAAAACCGTCGGCGTTTAACGGCCTGCTTCGCGGTTTTTTACAGCAAAACGGCCTTTAG
- a CDS encoding replication-associated recombination protein A, with translation MPERIMDLFDAGAEKLKKSQSPLAARMRPEGLSEFVGQDHLIGEGRALRLAIEGDKIPSLIFWGPPGSGKTTLANIIARRLDAHFSALSAVSAGVADLRRVVEEARERLKFERRRTILFIDEIHRFNKSQQDAILPYVEDGTVVLIGATTENPSFEVNSALLSRAQVYVLNPLSEKEISLILKRSLEDQNGLGNYHARLLEDAEKHISSFAQGDARIALNILELAVMTTPPDKDGWRVVGLPQVEDAAQKKSLRYDKSGEQHYDLISALHKTMRGSDPDAAIYWLGRMLEAGEDPLYIARRVIRFATEDVGLADPQGLVVAMAAQQAVHFLGMPEGKLALAEAVIYLATSPKSNSVYAAYSSVQKEIARNPQTDVPLHLRNAPTGLMKDLGYGKDYKYAHNYQNHFVKQQNLPEAIKNSRFYFPGKLGYELNIVNRLRAWWGNAKADTTTGEKHDGS, from the coding sequence ATGCCGGAAAGAATTATGGATCTTTTTGATGCAGGCGCTGAAAAACTGAAAAAAAGCCAGTCTCCGCTGGCTGCAAGAATGCGTCCGGAGGGGCTGTCTGAATTTGTGGGGCAGGATCACCTCATAGGTGAAGGCCGCGCCCTCAGACTGGCCATAGAGGGTGACAAAATACCCTCGCTCATTTTTTGGGGGCCGCCGGGTTCAGGCAAAACTACTCTGGCGAATATAATTGCCCGTCGTCTGGATGCCCATTTTTCGGCACTGAGTGCCGTTTCAGCCGGGGTGGCGGACTTGCGGCGGGTGGTAGAGGAAGCCCGTGAACGCCTGAAATTTGAACGCAGGCGGACTATCCTTTTTATAGATGAAATCCACCGTTTCAATAAATCCCAGCAGGATGCCATTTTGCCCTATGTAGAGGATGGCACAGTGGTGCTTATCGGTGCTACTACTGAAAACCCCTCGTTTGAGGTAAATTCAGCCCTTCTTTCCCGCGCTCAGGTATATGTCTTAAATCCCCTTTCCGAAAAAGAAATATCGCTTATTCTCAAGCGTTCTTTGGAAGACCAAAATGGTTTAGGGAATTACCATGCCAGATTGCTTGAGGATGCCGAAAAGCATATCAGCAGCTTTGCTCAGGGTGATGCCCGTATCGCTTTAAATATACTGGAACTGGCGGTTATGACCACCCCGCCGGACAAAGACGGCTGGAGGGTGGTAGGCTTGCCCCAGGTTGAAGATGCCGCCCAGAAGAAAAGCCTGCGGTATGATAAAAGCGGCGAACAGCACTACGATTTGATTTCAGCCCTGCACAAAACTATGAGAGGCTCTGACCCGGATGCGGCTATTTACTGGCTGGGCAGGATGCTGGAAGCGGGAGAAGACCCTTTATATATTGCCCGCCGGGTAATCCGTTTTGCCACCGAAGACGTGGGTCTGGCTGACCCGCAGGGGCTGGTGGTAGCTATGGCCGCCCAGCAGGCAGTCCACTTCTTGGGTATGCCCGAAGGCAAACTGGCACTGGCCGAAGCGGTTATTTATCTGGCCACTTCACCCAAGAGTAATTCCGTATATGCAGCTTATTCCAGTGTCCAGAAGGAAATAGCCCGAAACCCTCAGACAGATGTGCCGCTGCACCTTCGCAATGCCCCAACCGGCCTTATGAAAGATTTGGGTTATGGCAAAGATTATAAATATGCCCATAACTATCAGAACCACTTTGTAAAGCAGCAAAATCTGCCTGAAGCTATCAAGAACAGCCGGTTTTATTTTCCGGGTAAACTGGGTTATGAACTTAATATCGTAAACAGGCTGCGTGCCTGGTGGGGAAATGCTAAAGCTGATACAACTACAGGAGAAAAACATGATGGCAGCTGA
- the amrB gene encoding AmmeMemoRadiSam system protein B, producing MLRPASAAGRYYPASKEKIRSVITPLEIKGVTKERYLGAVMPHAGYPYSGGVAMAVASRLDLPETVIILGPSHTGIGAEYAIMASGIWQTPMGEVEIDSPLAHSIMKYCRHIKADPSAHQYEHSIEVQIPILQYFKPDIKIVPITLSFGKTETLEDIGHGIASALRETGREAIIIASSDMTHYEPQAEAHLKDSMALDAIVKLDAADMLERIQANHITMCGYAPVAAMLTAVKEMGAKRARVVAYQTSGDITHHMDQVVGYAGLVVEQTEESPQVTLARAAVETFVREKKVITPSAEISAELSGEAGVFVSIKKLGELRGCIGTFEPRFDNIADEIVSNAVSSSSKDPRFEPVSEWELPFLSYSVDVLASPQSIEDKGSLDAKKYGVIVESGHLRGLLLPDLEGVDTPSEQIAICRQKAGISEDAPVKLYRFEVQRYH from the coding sequence ATGTTAAGACCAGCGTCTGCGGCGGGACGTTATTATCCGGCCAGCAAAGAAAAAATTCGTTCAGTTATTACCCCATTGGAAATAAAAGGGGTGACTAAGGAGCGGTATTTAGGTGCGGTTATGCCTCATGCCGGTTACCCGTATTCGGGAGGAGTAGCCATGGCGGTAGCCTCCCGTTTGGACTTGCCTGAGACAGTTATCATACTTGGACCCAGCCATACCGGTATCGGGGCGGAATATGCCATAATGGCTTCGGGTATCTGGCAGACACCTATGGGAGAGGTGGAAATAGACTCTCCGCTGGCCCACTCTATCATGAAATACTGCCGCCATATAAAGGCAGACCCGTCTGCCCACCAGTATGAACACTCTATAGAAGTGCAGATACCTATACTCCAGTACTTTAAGCCGGATATAAAAATCGTTCCCATAACGCTCTCTTTCGGTAAGACTGAAACACTGGAAGATATCGGGCATGGCATTGCCAGTGCTCTCAGGGAAACAGGGCGGGAAGCGATAATTATTGCCTCGTCAGATATGACCCATTACGAGCCTCAGGCAGAAGCTCACTTGAAAGACAGCATGGCACTGGATGCCATTGTCAAGCTGGATGCCGCAGATATGCTGGAAAGGATACAGGCAAACCATATAACCATGTGCGGTTATGCCCCGGTTGCGGCCATGCTTACTGCCGTAAAAGAGATGGGTGCTAAAAGAGCCAGAGTGGTGGCCTACCAGACTAGCGGCGACATTACTCACCACATGGATCAGGTGGTAGGGTATGCAGGTCTGGTTGTTGAGCAAACTGAAGAATCCCCCCAGGTAACACTTGCCAGAGCGGCGGTGGAGACTTTTGTCAGAGAGAAAAAAGTTATTACCCCTTCAGCCGAAATATCCGCTGAACTTTCAGGTGAGGCAGGGGTATTTGTATCCATTAAAAAACTGGGAGAACTCCGGGGTTGCATAGGCACTTTTGAACCCCGCTTTGATAATATTGCAGACGAGATTGTCTCTAATGCCGTAAGTTCCTCAAGCAAAGACCCCCGCTTTGAACCTGTGTCAGAGTGGGAGTTGCCGTTTTTAAGTTACAGTGTTGATGTGCTGGCTTCACCCCAGTCGATAGAAGATAAGGGCAGTCTGGATGCCAAAAAGTACGGGGTCATAGTGGAAAGCGGTCACCTAAGGGGGCTGCTGCTGCCTGATTTGGAGGGGGTGGATACCCCGTCAGAACAGATAGCCATTTGCCGCCAGAAGGCTGGCATATCTGAAGATGCACCGGTAAAACTTTATCGTTTTGAAGTGCAAAGATATCATTAG
- the amrS gene encoding AmmeMemoRadiSam system radical SAM enzyme, with product MHEALLYQKMPNGVTRCHTCQWNCRINPNHLGVCQVYQNISGSLFSLNYGRTSSVAVDPIEKKPFYHFYPGSQVFSLGSWGCNFHCTGCQNWEIACPDTYERLFSSRTLLPEQAVNMAKEYHCQGMAFTYNEPTVWFEYTLDCARLAKNSGLYTVYVTNGYMTADALDTIGPYLDAFRVDIKGFTADTYKKLSKIQHWEKILAITERAKTQWGMHVEVVTNIIPTYNDDPEQLTGIARWIKTRLGELTPWHVTRFYPCRDMKDIHPTPIETLETAVEIGKGEGLKYIYMGNVPGNKSETTICSECGQVLIRRKGYDSEICGLENDCCRRCKSKLYIRLSSPAEGE from the coding sequence ATGCACGAAGCCCTGCTCTACCAAAAGATGCCAAACGGAGTAACCCGCTGTCATACCTGCCAGTGGAATTGCCGTATAAATCCCAACCATTTGGGCGTTTGTCAGGTCTACCAAAACATAAGCGGCTCTCTGTTCAGCCTTAATTACGGGCGTACTTCTTCGGTAGCGGTAGACCCCATAGAAAAGAAGCCGTTCTATCATTTTTATCCCGGCAGTCAGGTGTTTTCGCTGGGCAGCTGGGGGTGCAACTTTCACTGTACCGGCTGCCAGAACTGGGAGATTGCCTGTCCTGATACCTATGAAAGGCTTTTCAGCTCCCGCACCCTTTTGCCCGAACAGGCTGTTAACATGGCAAAAGAATACCATTGCCAAGGTATGGCCTTTACCTATAACGAACCTACGGTCTGGTTTGAATATACGCTGGATTGTGCCCGTCTGGCCAAAAACAGCGGTTTATATACCGTATATGTGACCAATGGCTATATGACCGCAGATGCATTGGATACTATCGGCCCGTATCTTGATGCTTTTCGGGTGGATATAAAGGGTTTTACAGCGGATACTTATAAAAAGTTATCTAAAATACAGCATTGGGAAAAGATACTGGCTATTACTGAAAGAGCAAAAACTCAGTGGGGCATGCATGTGGAAGTGGTAACAAATATTATTCCCACGTATAATGATGACCCTGAACAACTTACCGGTATAGCCCGCTGGATAAAAACCCGTCTGGGGGAGCTTACTCCCTGGCATGTCACCCGTTTTTATCCCTGCCGGGATATGAAGGATATCCACCCGACACCTATTGAGACGCTGGAAACAGCGGTTGAGATAGGTAAGGGTGAAGGGCTGAAATATATATATATGGGGAATGTGCCCGGAAATAAAAGCGAGACTACCATCTGTTCTGAATGCGGGCAGGTACTTATCCGCCGCAAAGGTTATGACAGTGAAATATGCGGGCTGGAAAATGACTGCTGCCGGCGTTGTAAGTCAAAGCTTTATATCCGGCTCTCTTCCCCGGCGGAAGGTGAATAA
- a CDS encoding DMT family transporter translates to MSWFFTALLATALLSMVNILDGHLLQKRFPSLKAFILPVGLLMVIYNIPLAFAFPFAEGTPPDIILLAVTAGILRACSVYIMLFALKTEEVSRVIPIYYSYPIFVSLMAVPLLGESIGLLRWLAILAVVGGVILVSARKNGNSGPFRLSKTTVLLILAGLLISGSDIINKHVLDVITFWNSYWVSSICLALFLLAVALRRGVFSELKGLTKPVLCYSLIVLDELFLFGGMLLLLWSIQHGPISLVSAISSARPLFVLVYAFLLMRLIPGFLLEWPAGRRLRIFQICGVVLTVSGIAVMNLFS, encoded by the coding sequence ATGTCTTGGTTTTTTACGGCTCTACTGGCCACTGCTCTTTTGAGCATGGTGAATATTCTGGACGGGCATCTTCTCCAAAAAAGATTTCCCAGTCTAAAAGCCTTTATCCTGCCGGTAGGGCTCCTTATGGTAATCTACAACATTCCGCTGGCTTTTGCATTTCCTTTTGCAGAGGGTACTCCCCCGGATATCATTTTGCTGGCGGTTACAGCCGGTATCCTGCGTGCCTGTTCTGTTTACATAATGCTGTTTGCTTTGAAGACTGAAGAAGTTTCGCGGGTTATACCCATATATTACTCTTACCCCATTTTTGTAAGCCTTATGGCAGTGCCGTTACTGGGCGAAAGCATAGGTTTGCTCAGGTGGTTGGCTATATTGGCGGTAGTGGGGGGAGTTATACTGGTATCTGCCCGGAAAAACGGCAATAGCGGGCCGTTCCGCCTCAGTAAGACCACGGTTTTGCTGATACTAGCGGGGCTGCTTATATCCGGGTCTGACATTATCAATAAACACGTGCTTGATGTGATTACCTTCTGGAACAGTTACTGGGTTAGCAGTATATGCCTTGCCCTGTTTCTGCTGGCGGTAGCTCTCCGCAGGGGTGTTTTTTCTGAACTGAAGGGTCTTACAAAGCCGGTGCTTTGTTACTCCCTGATAGTTTTAGATGAACTTTTTCTGTTCGGGGGTATGCTGCTCCTTCTCTGGTCTATACAGCATGGCCCTATTTCGCTGGTTTCGGCAATCTCCAGTGCCCGTCCCCTGTTTGTGCTGGTATACGCTTTCCTGTTAATGCGGCTGATACCGGGTTTCCTTTTGGAATGGCCTGCGGGCAGAAGACTGCGGATATTCCAGATATGCGGGGTGGTTTTAACTGTAAGCGGTATTGCTGTGATGAACCTTTTCAGTTGA
- a CDS encoding YajQ family cyclic di-GMP-binding protein: MPSLDVVSTVDMQAMDNAVNNAKRDLGNRYDFKNAKYELELNRKDKKIEIVAEDEFKLKAIIETLIQQCVRFKLDSKCLDIADAHTVSLGAAKTEIKIKDGLTKETASRITKFIKSTKLKLDSAIQGEQIRITGKQIDDLQEIMRLLSQQDFDVPLQYVNMKR; encoded by the coding sequence ATGCCGTCTCTAGATGTGGTAAGCACGGTAGACATGCAAGCCATGGACAATGCCGTGAATAATGCCAAGCGTGACCTTGGCAACCGTTATGATTTTAAAAATGCCAAATATGAACTGGAACTGAACCGCAAAGACAAGAAAATAGAGATTGTTGCTGAAGATGAGTTCAAGCTGAAGGCTATTATTGAAACGCTGATTCAGCAGTGCGTCCGCTTCAAGCTGGACAGCAAGTGTCTTGATATTGCGGATGCCCATACCGTTTCGCTGGGTGCTGCCAAAACCGAGATAAAAATAAAAGACGGCCTAACCAAAGAGACCGCTTCCAGAATAACCAAGTTTATCAAATCTACCAAGCTCAAGCTGGATTCTGCCATTCAAGGCGAGCAGATACGCATAACAGGCAAGCAGATAGATGACCTGCAGGAGATAATGCGTCTTCTCAGCCAGCAGGATTTTGACGTACCCTTGCAATATGTAAATATGAAACGCTAG